A genomic stretch from Polyangium spumosum includes:
- the coaD gene encoding pantetheine-phosphate adenylyltransferase, translating to MPSPIAVYAGSFDPPTLGHLDLMERAAKLFDRVIIAVGRHPTRNPLFTFDERLALLAEVTKGIPNLTVDSFEGLLYQYCEKAGARVIVRGLRAATDFEYELQIAHANADMAPHIDTVFLPTRTNYGFVSASLVREIASHGGDVSHYAPPAVSKALEKKFGRG from the coding sequence ATGCCGAGCCCGATCGCCGTCTACGCTGGTAGCTTCGATCCGCCGACGCTCGGCCACCTCGACTTGATGGAGCGCGCGGCGAAGCTCTTCGACCGCGTGATCATCGCGGTCGGCCGCCACCCGACGCGAAACCCTCTCTTCACCTTCGACGAGCGCCTCGCGCTGCTCGCCGAGGTGACGAAGGGCATCCCGAACCTCACGGTCGACTCGTTCGAGGGCCTGCTCTACCAGTATTGCGAGAAGGCTGGCGCGCGCGTGATCGTGAGGGGCCTGCGGGCCGCGACCGATTTCGAGTACGAGCTGCAGATCGCGCACGCGAACGCCGACATGGCGCCGCACATCGACACGGTCTTCCTGCCGACGCGCACGAATTACGGCTTCGTGTCGGCCTCGCTCGTGCGTGAAATCGCGAGCCACGGCGGCGACGTGAGCCATTACGCGCCGCCCGCGGTGAGCAAGGCGCTCGAGAAAAAATTCGGCCGCGGCTAG
- a CDS encoding OmpA family protein, with amino-acid sequence MSMRRTTSWLLLGSALLAFTGAAGCGYSEEEMQAKVREIEALKGQLADQERQNKKARGELDDAKAQVEQLRQQLKNAGVDISKLNANLEEQSKALEEYRRRAEQLEQIKKRFEMLREKLQALTKLGLNVTVRNNRMVIQLPGDVLFDPGKETLKKDGQDILLKVAEVVRNDAALSQRSFQVAGHTDSDKLAGGRFKDNWGLSVMRAREVLAYLIETTEKGGGGLSPARWSAAGYGDTDPVKPNDTPENKLANRRCELVVLPNVEEMLDLKTLAN; translated from the coding sequence ATGTCGATGCGTCGCACGACCTCGTGGCTCCTGCTCGGTTCCGCGCTCCTCGCCTTCACGGGCGCTGCGGGGTGCGGCTACTCCGAGGAGGAGATGCAGGCCAAAGTTCGTGAAATCGAGGCCTTGAAGGGCCAGCTCGCCGATCAGGAGAGGCAAAACAAGAAGGCTCGCGGCGAGCTCGACGATGCAAAGGCGCAGGTCGAGCAGCTCAGGCAGCAGCTCAAGAACGCCGGCGTCGATATCTCGAAGCTCAACGCGAACCTCGAGGAGCAGTCGAAGGCCCTCGAGGAGTACCGCCGTCGCGCCGAGCAGCTCGAGCAGATCAAGAAGCGCTTCGAGATGCTGCGCGAGAAGCTCCAGGCCCTCACGAAGCTCGGCCTCAACGTGACCGTGCGCAACAACCGCATGGTCATCCAGCTCCCGGGCGACGTGCTCTTCGATCCGGGCAAGGAGACGTTGAAGAAGGACGGGCAGGACATCCTGCTCAAGGTCGCCGAGGTCGTGCGCAACGACGCGGCCCTCTCGCAGCGCTCGTTCCAGGTCGCGGGTCACACGGACTCGGACAAGCTCGCGGGTGGCCGCTTCAAGGACAACTGGGGCCTCAGCGTGATGCGCGCCCGTGAGGTGCTCGCGTACCTCATCGAGACGACCGAGAAGGGCGGCGGCGGCCTGAGCCCGGCGCGCTGGAGCGCCGCCGGTTACGGCGACACCGACCCGGTGAAGCCGAACGACACGCCCGAGAACAAGCTGGCGAACCGCCGCTGCGAGCTCGTCGTGCTCCCGAACGTCGAGGAGATGCTCGACCTCAAGACGCTCGCGAACTGA
- a CDS encoding CarD family transcriptional regulator has product MQARSEIQFKVGDKAVYPAQGVAEVVNIEEKDIAGNRQRFYVLRILDTDRKIMVPVSNASAVGLRQVISEQEIREIFDILRERTIAFDNQTWNRRYRGFMDKIKTGSIYDVAEVLRDLYRLKTDKQLSFGERRMLDTARSLIVKEIAIARGQTEEQVKTEIEAIFLAN; this is encoded by the coding sequence ATGCAGGCTCGTTCGGAGATCCAGTTCAAGGTAGGCGACAAGGCGGTCTATCCGGCCCAGGGCGTGGCTGAGGTCGTCAACATCGAAGAGAAAGACATCGCCGGGAACCGCCAGCGCTTCTACGTTCTCCGCATCCTGGACACCGACCGCAAGATCATGGTGCCGGTCTCCAACGCCAGCGCCGTCGGGCTTCGTCAGGTGATCTCGGAGCAGGAGATCCGCGAGATCTTCGACATCCTCCGTGAGCGTACGATCGCGTTCGACAACCAGACCTGGAACCGCCGTTACCGCGGCTTCATGGACAAGATCAAGACGGGTTCGATTTACGACGTGGCCGAGGTCCTGCGTGACCTCTACCGTCTGAAGACCGACAAGCAGCTCTCCTTTGGCGAGCGCCGCATGCTCGACACGGCGCGCTCGCTGATCGTCAAGGAGATCGCGATCGCTCGTGGTCAAACCGAGGAACAGGTGAAGACGGAGATCGAGGCGATCTTTCTCGCCAACTGA
- a CDS encoding AgmX/PglI C-terminal domain-containing protein, producing MRACATASFFATLSLTFAALFSACASGSPPEASAPEASTDKPASGAEAAPKDEKAAAPTGDQGAVAAAQAPPSAPRKAPEKASDCKDMLAELTNEPPASGVVMNNAQTAGDAGASDRFQPMSDLVKSKRDAFRCCFDLWAKDNPGQKVKISFTFELAPDGRLKEAKVKPEKSDATAPEIESCMQDVAKGLTYPPSPSGKDTIFTYPFEFKARR from the coding sequence ATGCGAGCCTGCGCGACAGCCTCCTTCTTCGCGACGTTGAGCCTCACCTTCGCGGCGCTGTTCTCGGCGTGCGCGAGCGGATCACCCCCGGAGGCGAGCGCCCCCGAAGCCTCGACGGACAAGCCGGCGAGCGGCGCAGAGGCCGCGCCGAAGGACGAGAAGGCCGCGGCGCCGACGGGTGATCAAGGCGCGGTCGCCGCGGCCCAGGCGCCTCCGTCCGCGCCGCGCAAGGCGCCGGAGAAGGCCTCCGACTGCAAGGACATGCTCGCCGAGCTCACGAACGAGCCGCCGGCGAGCGGCGTCGTGATGAACAACGCGCAGACCGCGGGCGACGCGGGCGCGAGTGATCGCTTCCAGCCGATGAGCGACCTCGTGAAGTCGAAGCGCGACGCGTTCCGCTGCTGCTTCGATCTCTGGGCGAAGGACAACCCGGGGCAGAAGGTGAAGATCTCCTTCACGTTCGAGCTCGCGCCGGACGGTCGGCTCAAGGAAGCGAAGGTCAAGCCCGAGAAGAGCGACGCCACGGCGCCCGAGATCGAGAGCTGCATGCAGGACGTCGCCAAGGGCTTGACGTACCCGCCGTCGCCGAGCGGCAAGGACACGATCTTCACGTACCCCTTCGAGTTCAAGGCGCGCCGCTAG
- a CDS encoding HNH endonuclease has translation MPRTELSKRLGDSLITSPADEGDADVASGLDELDGSFEIDDDLAHASLHVRSRDPLTLPVLALNRHFHPVQVTTARRAFLLLFGGAAHALDEAGDVHDFLSWRRLPVRDSDDGLPIVGGSLRVPRVLHLRRYERVRRPTVRLSRRNVMLRDAHQCQYCSKRPPVRDLNIDHVVPRSRGGVDSWENLVTACRPCNLRKGRRTPEEASMRLLRAPTAPRWSASMLLLLGRPQPFKEWEPFLKSA, from the coding sequence GTGCCAAGGACTGAGCTCTCCAAGCGATTGGGGGACTCGCTCATCACGAGCCCCGCGGATGAGGGGGACGCCGACGTGGCGTCCGGGCTCGACGAGCTCGACGGCTCGTTCGAGATCGACGACGACCTCGCCCACGCGAGCTTGCACGTCCGGAGCCGAGATCCCCTGACGTTACCGGTCCTCGCGCTGAACCGGCATTTCCATCCCGTACAGGTCACGACCGCGCGCCGCGCATTCCTGCTGCTCTTCGGCGGCGCGGCGCACGCCCTCGACGAGGCGGGCGACGTCCACGATTTCCTCTCCTGGCGCCGCTTGCCCGTTCGCGACTCCGACGACGGCCTTCCCATCGTGGGCGGCTCGCTGCGCGTGCCTCGTGTCCTGCACCTGCGCCGCTACGAGCGCGTGCGTCGCCCGACGGTGCGCCTCTCGCGCCGCAACGTGATGCTGCGCGACGCGCACCAGTGTCAGTACTGCTCGAAGCGTCCGCCGGTGCGTGACCTCAACATCGACCACGTCGTTCCGCGATCCCGCGGCGGCGTCGACTCGTGGGAGAACCTCGTCACCGCGTGTCGGCCCTGCAACCTGCGCAAGGGCCGGCGCACGCCCGAGGAGGCCAGCATGCGCCTCCTGCGCGCGCCCACGGCGCCACGCTGGTCGGCCTCGATGCTCCTCCTGCTCGGCAGGCCGCAGCCGTTCAAGGAGTGGGAGCCGTTCCTCAAATCCGCTTGA
- a CDS encoding tRNA (cytidine(34)-2'-O)-methyltransferase, which translates to MLVDPEIPQNTGSIARLTAATKSKLHLVGKLGFRIDEHAVRRAGVDYWHLVELEQHQDFEHFRAKMPETRLCLFSAVGTKSYLDAGFRPGDALVFGKESKGLDDALLERFPDDVYGIPTLGPVRSLNLANAVGIVLYEALRQIGAFSSTTLG; encoded by the coding sequence GTGCTGGTCGACCCGGAGATCCCGCAGAACACCGGCAGCATCGCGCGGCTCACGGCCGCCACGAAGAGCAAGCTGCACCTCGTCGGCAAGCTCGGCTTCCGCATCGACGAGCACGCGGTGCGCCGCGCCGGCGTCGACTACTGGCACCTCGTGGAGCTCGAACAACACCAGGACTTCGAGCACTTCCGCGCGAAGATGCCCGAGACCCGGCTCTGCCTCTTCAGCGCCGTGGGCACGAAGAGTTACCTCGACGCGGGCTTCCGGCCGGGCGACGCGCTCGTGTTCGGCAAGGAGAGCAAGGGCCTGGACGACGCGTTGCTCGAGCGCTTCCCCGACGACGTCTACGGCATCCCGACCCTCGGGCCCGTGCGCTCGCTCAACCTGGCCAACGCGGTGGGGATCGTGCTCTACGAGGCCTTGCGGCAGATCGGCGCGTTCTCGTCGACGACGCTCGGGTGA
- a CDS encoding tetratricopeptide repeat protein encodes MSRRDPERPLSRFSLLGAAALALLLAGCPSAGTLQNARPATAEKWFQRAQQDFNVADINEARDSVKRALAIVPDDPEVRKLAARIALAQLDYAETLRLLKGLKGSEVAGLRGRALWYNGDLEAAADQLDAMLNDPDVVDEWAKGITKLARRGQGRTPFALSGALLAAVELPHVSPLAPFFVVPVEIDGESALAMISTGNAEVVLDSATRPEPSWISLRFGKKLEVHDVPALTQDLSGLTKQMGAPIKALLGVNLLRHLHATIDYEGHQFVARTFSPPPPPDATRVDLSYIRGGGMILRGRFGGERGEPVSLLLDTSMTFPLALDEGGWKKAGSLTKDLKIVAEDPEGKLREGVVPMVRLGAFDVPKVPGVFGTPVAQIEKQISLDIDGVLGTGLLAPFRVTFGDQGRHMWLEDTTAMLQRIMSQGSSGDGLPADPMPGMPDPMSPFGPQPGLGGPGLAPPGGGAPAGNTPPKKAPER; translated from the coding sequence ATGTCTCGACGAGATCCCGAAAGGCCCCTGAGCCGCTTCTCCCTCCTCGGCGCGGCAGCCCTCGCGCTGCTGCTCGCGGGTTGCCCCTCGGCGGGCACGCTGCAGAACGCGCGCCCCGCGACGGCCGAGAAGTGGTTCCAGCGCGCGCAGCAGGACTTCAACGTCGCCGACATCAACGAGGCGCGTGACTCCGTCAAGCGCGCGCTCGCGATCGTCCCCGACGACCCCGAGGTCCGCAAGCTCGCGGCCCGCATCGCGCTCGCGCAGCTCGATTACGCCGAGACGCTCCGCCTGCTGAAGGGCCTCAAGGGCTCGGAGGTCGCGGGCCTGCGGGGCCGCGCGCTCTGGTACAACGGCGACCTCGAGGCCGCCGCCGATCAGCTCGACGCGATGCTGAACGACCCCGACGTCGTCGACGAGTGGGCCAAGGGGATCACGAAGCTCGCGCGTCGCGGCCAGGGTCGCACGCCCTTCGCGCTCTCGGGCGCGTTGCTCGCGGCGGTCGAGCTGCCGCACGTCAGCCCCCTCGCGCCCTTCTTCGTGGTGCCCGTCGAGATCGACGGCGAGAGCGCGCTCGCGATGATCTCCACCGGCAACGCCGAGGTCGTGCTCGACAGCGCGACGCGCCCCGAGCCGAGCTGGATCTCGCTCCGCTTCGGCAAGAAGCTCGAGGTGCACGACGTCCCTGCGCTCACGCAGGACCTCTCGGGCCTCACGAAGCAGATGGGCGCGCCGATCAAGGCGCTGCTCGGCGTGAACCTGCTCCGCCACCTGCACGCGACGATCGACTACGAGGGCCACCAGTTCGTGGCGCGCACCTTCTCGCCGCCTCCGCCGCCCGACGCGACACGCGTCGACCTCTCGTACATCCGCGGCGGCGGCATGATCCTGCGTGGCCGGTTCGGCGGCGAGCGCGGCGAGCCCGTGAGCTTGCTGCTCGACACGTCGATGACCTTCCCGCTCGCGCTCGACGAGGGCGGCTGGAAGAAGGCCGGCTCGTTGACGAAGGACCTCAAGATCGTGGCCGAGGATCCGGAGGGCAAGCTGCGCGAGGGCGTGGTCCCGATGGTGCGCCTCGGCGCCTTCGACGTTCCCAAGGTGCCCGGCGTGTTCGGCACGCCGGTCGCGCAGATCGAGAAGCAGATCTCGCTCGACATCGACGGCGTGCTCGGCACGGGCCTGCTCGCGCCGTTCCGCGTGACGTTTGGCGATCAGGGCCGGCACATGTGGCTCGAGGACACGACGGCGATGCTCCAGCGCATCATGTCCCAGGGCTCGAGCGGCGACGGCCTCCCCGCGGATCCGATGCCTGGCATGCCGGATCCGATGTCGCCCTTCGGCCCGCAGCCGGGGCTCGGCGGGCCTGGGCTCGCGCCGCCGGGTGGAGGAGCTCCCGCGGGCAACACGCCGCCGAAGAAGGCCCCGGAGCGCTGA
- a CDS encoding 3'-5' exonuclease — protein sequence MSKRRKAEIERQKHPADAAGPPPGSPWDDPIDEAPLVFLDLEMTGLRPASDRVIELCAERVRGDRVEASLTTLVRPDDGAFGNAHVHGIQPEDLAHAPTFAEITDELLAVCDGGILVAHAASWDVTFLEAELSRVKRPERFPFFLDTLILSRRAFALPTHALGSLCASLGVAQSRAHRAEDDVHVLREIWKKIREVLAPNTPRDLWHVRIGQRHARPAIVAAAVAAAEIGRPVRLRYRPAHRGPEDLEFCVTGVRTDLDPPRVLGYLLPSRSRRELRADRILLIEAPPGSGEAGK from the coding sequence ATGTCGAAGCGGCGCAAGGCCGAGATCGAGCGACAGAAGCACCCCGCGGACGCCGCCGGGCCGCCGCCGGGTTCGCCGTGGGACGACCCCATCGACGAGGCGCCGCTCGTCTTTCTGGACCTCGAGATGACGGGGCTGCGGCCCGCGTCCGATCGCGTGATCGAGCTCTGCGCCGAGCGCGTCCGCGGCGACCGCGTCGAGGCCTCGCTCACGACGCTCGTGCGCCCCGACGACGGCGCCTTCGGCAACGCCCACGTCCACGGCATCCAGCCCGAGGACCTCGCGCACGCGCCGACGTTCGCCGAGATCACCGACGAGCTGCTCGCCGTGTGTGACGGTGGCATCCTCGTCGCGCACGCGGCCTCGTGGGACGTGACGTTCCTCGAGGCCGAGCTCTCGCGGGTGAAGAGGCCCGAGCGGTTCCCGTTTTTCCTCGATACCCTCATCCTGTCGCGTCGCGCCTTCGCGCTGCCGACGCACGCGCTCGGATCCCTCTGCGCCTCGCTCGGCGTCGCGCAGTCCCGCGCTCACCGGGCCGAGGACGACGTGCACGTGCTGCGCGAGATCTGGAAGAAGATACGCGAGGTGCTCGCGCCAAACACGCCGCGGGACCTCTGGCACGTCCGCATCGGGCAGCGGCACGCGCGCCCGGCCATCGTGGCGGCGGCCGTCGCTGCGGCCGAGATCGGGCGGCCCGTGCGTCTGCGTTACCGCCCTGCCCATCGCGGCCCCGAAGACCTCGAGTTCTGCGTGACGGGCGTACGAACGGACCTCGACCCTCCGCGGGTTCTCGGCTATCTGCTTCCCTCGCGCAGCCGCCGGGAGCTGCGGGCCGATCGGATCCTTTTGATCGAGGCTCCCCCGGGCAGCGGCGAAGCGGGAAAGTAG
- a CDS encoding Ppx/GppA phosphatase family protein: MRFAAIDIGTNSVLLLIAEPRGGELVPILERATITRLGQGVDATRALAPEAVTRTLDCLAAYGEAMRAAGVSRVAAVGTSAMRDARGGDAFRAEAKARLGVEPRVVSGREEAELTFEGALSGLGLSGPVTVFDVGGGSTEIVTGDAASGLARATSLDIGSVRLTERHVKSDPPTAAELEAVRADVRAALSSAGFPPSGALVGVAGTVTTLAAYARDVFPYDASRVHGARMSRDEVVSAVGSLAAMRLEARRGLRTVKPERADVIVAGGVIVEEVLAWAAEARPLGTPGVDSSVELVVSDRGVRWGLARRLAEGREV; the protein is encoded by the coding sequence ATGCGATTCGCCGCGATCGACATCGGCACGAACTCCGTCCTTTTGCTGATCGCCGAGCCGCGGGGAGGCGAGCTCGTGCCGATCCTCGAGCGCGCGACGATCACGCGGCTCGGTCAGGGGGTCGACGCGACGCGCGCGCTCGCCCCGGAGGCCGTGACGCGCACGCTCGACTGCCTCGCGGCGTACGGCGAGGCGATGCGCGCGGCCGGCGTCTCGCGTGTCGCGGCCGTCGGCACGAGCGCGATGCGCGACGCGCGCGGCGGCGACGCGTTCCGCGCGGAGGCGAAGGCGCGTCTCGGCGTCGAGCCGCGTGTCGTCTCCGGGCGCGAGGAGGCCGAGCTCACCTTCGAGGGCGCGCTCTCGGGGCTCGGCCTCTCGGGGCCGGTCACGGTCTTCGACGTCGGGGGCGGCAGCACGGAGATCGTGACGGGCGACGCGGCCTCGGGGCTCGCCCGCGCGACGAGCCTCGACATCGGCAGCGTGCGGCTGACCGAGCGGCACGTGAAGAGCGACCCGCCGACCGCCGCGGAGCTCGAAGCGGTGAGGGCGGACGTGCGGGCTGCGCTCTCGAGCGCGGGCTTTCCGCCGAGCGGCGCGCTCGTCGGCGTGGCGGGCACGGTGACGACGCTCGCGGCCTATGCGCGAGACGTGTTCCCGTACGACGCCTCGCGTGTCCATGGCGCGCGTATGTCGCGCGACGAGGTCGTCTCGGCGGTGGGCTCGCTCGCGGCCATGCGGCTCGAGGCGCGGCGGGGTCTACGAACGGTCAAGCCGGAGCGTGCGGACGTGATCGTCGCCGGGGGCGTGATCGTCGAGGAGGTGCTCGCGTGGGCCGCCGAGGCGCGGCCTTTGGGCACGCCCGGCGTGGATTCCAGCGTCGAGCTCGTGGTCTCGGATCGGGGCGTGCGCTGGGGGCTCGCTCGTCGGCTCGCGGAGGGGCGCGAGGTGTAG
- a CDS encoding MFS transporter yields MIKSPRAILALLTALNLLNYVDRFVVTAVGPRIQEHLGLSDKGLGLVTSAFMLGYFVTSPVFGWLGDRFPRKALIAAGVLVWSAATAASGLAGALASLLAARVVVGVGEASYATLSPTIIDDVAPIAKKNRWLGIFYVAIPAGSALGFILGGLLEQHYGWRNAFYIAGGPGVLLALVALLLREPERTLAKKKDERGVITSFAEDTRALAQNRAYVLTVAGYIAQTFALGGFVQWAVPFLYRRLCLDLHVADGAFGKLTVLTGLVGTAVGSLVAERVPGSDRVRAALWVCAISSAVATPLAVFAILAPSSTSFLVLLGLCELAVFASVAPTNLAILKSVPEERRASAMALSIFLIHLLGDLISPPIVGAVSDAFGDVKAQCTSGTGLFWGMLVLPIALALSAAFWFVGARRTDDALTTN; encoded by the coding sequence GTGATCAAGAGCCCGCGCGCGATCCTCGCGCTGCTCACGGCCCTGAACCTCCTGAACTACGTCGATCGCTTCGTCGTCACGGCCGTAGGACCACGCATCCAGGAACACCTCGGGCTCTCCGACAAGGGGCTCGGCCTCGTCACGAGCGCCTTCATGCTCGGCTACTTCGTCACGAGCCCCGTCTTCGGGTGGCTCGGCGACAGGTTCCCCCGAAAGGCGCTCATCGCCGCCGGCGTCCTCGTCTGGTCCGCAGCGACCGCGGCCTCCGGCCTCGCAGGCGCGCTCGCGTCGCTGCTCGCCGCGCGCGTCGTCGTCGGCGTGGGCGAGGCGAGCTACGCGACCCTGAGCCCCACGATCATCGACGACGTCGCGCCCATCGCGAAGAAGAACCGCTGGCTCGGCATCTTCTACGTGGCGATCCCCGCAGGCTCCGCGCTCGGCTTCATCCTCGGCGGCCTGCTCGAACAGCACTACGGCTGGCGCAACGCCTTCTACATCGCAGGTGGGCCCGGCGTGCTGCTCGCGCTCGTCGCGCTGCTCTTGCGCGAGCCGGAGCGAACGCTCGCGAAGAAGAAGGACGAGCGCGGCGTCATCACGAGCTTCGCCGAAGACACACGCGCGCTCGCGCAGAACCGCGCGTACGTGCTCACCGTCGCCGGCTACATCGCGCAGACGTTCGCGCTCGGCGGCTTCGTGCAGTGGGCCGTGCCGTTCCTCTACCGCAGGCTCTGCCTCGATCTGCACGTCGCCGACGGCGCGTTCGGCAAGCTCACGGTGCTGACGGGCCTCGTCGGCACGGCCGTGGGCAGCCTCGTCGCGGAGCGCGTCCCCGGATCGGATCGCGTGCGCGCGGCGCTCTGGGTCTGCGCGATCTCCTCCGCGGTGGCCACGCCGCTCGCGGTCTTCGCGATCCTCGCGCCGTCCTCGACGAGCTTCCTCGTGCTGCTCGGGCTCTGCGAGCTCGCGGTGTTCGCCAGCGTCGCGCCGACGAACCTCGCCATCCTGAAGAGCGTGCCCGAGGAGCGACGCGCGAGCGCGATGGCGCTGTCGATCTTCCTCATCCACCTGCTCGGCGACCTGATCTCGCCGCCGATCGTCGGCGCGGTGAGCGACGCGTTCGGCGACGTGAAGGCGCAGTGCACGTCGGGCACGGGCCTCTTCTGGGGCATGCTCGTCTTGCCGATCGCGCTCGCGCTGTCCGCCGCGTTCTGGTTCGTCGGCGCGCGCCGGACCGACGACGCTTTGACCACCAACTAA
- a CDS encoding SDR family oxidoreductase, producing MFKERCLQGRTAIVTGGGTGLGLSMALKLADLGANLVLTSRDPGHIEPACEKIRERGAKALAVRCDVRHFPEVEAMVAEAERAFGSIDVLINNAAGNFLCPTEDLSPNGFNAIVSIVLNGTFHATLAAGRRMIAAGKGGVILNMLATYAWTGSGFVIPSASAKAGVMAMTRSLAVEWAKYKIRVNGVAPGPFPTEGAWKALVPEGMEGFGKSKIPLGRFGEHEELANLAAFLVSDYSAYITGDVITIDGGAWLSEGGTFNQIAMMEPDTIKPLITMMRGAGAKPKTSG from the coding sequence ATGTTCAAAGAGCGATGCTTGCAAGGCAGGACCGCGATCGTGACCGGCGGCGGCACGGGCCTCGGGCTGTCCATGGCGCTGAAGCTCGCCGACCTCGGCGCGAACCTCGTGCTCACGAGCCGCGACCCCGGGCACATCGAACCCGCATGCGAGAAGATCCGCGAGCGCGGCGCAAAGGCCCTCGCGGTGCGCTGCGACGTGCGGCACTTCCCCGAGGTCGAGGCCATGGTCGCCGAGGCCGAGCGCGCGTTCGGCTCGATCGACGTCCTCATCAACAACGCCGCCGGCAACTTCCTCTGCCCCACGGAAGATTTGAGCCCCAACGGGTTCAACGCGATCGTCTCCATCGTGCTGAACGGCACCTTCCACGCGACGCTCGCCGCGGGCAGGCGCATGATCGCGGCCGGCAAGGGCGGCGTGATCCTGAACATGCTGGCCACGTACGCCTGGACGGGCTCGGGCTTCGTGATCCCGAGCGCGTCGGCGAAGGCGGGCGTGATGGCGATGACGCGCTCGCTCGCCGTCGAGTGGGCGAAATACAAGATCCGCGTGAACGGCGTCGCGCCCGGCCCCTTCCCCACGGAGGGCGCGTGGAAGGCGCTCGTGCCGGAAGGCATGGAGGGCTTCGGCAAGAGCAAGATCCCGCTCGGCCGCTTCGGCGAACACGAGGAGCTCGCGAACCTCGCGGCATTCCTGGTGAGCGACTATTCGGCGTACATCACGGGCGACGTGATCACGATCGACGGCGGCGCCTGGCTTTCCGAAGGCGGCACGTTCAACCAGATCGCCATGATGGAACCCGACACCATCAAGCCCCTCATCACGATGATGCGCGGCGCCGGCGCAAAGCCCAAGACGAGCGGCTGA